CCGACCAGCAAAGAACGGCACATTGCCTTGAACGCTACCAAGTATCTCGGTCTGGGTGTGGCGGGGGTCGATTTGATCCGCTCAAAAAAGGGGCCTTTGCTCATAGAGGTCAATGCCTCACCGGGCTTGAAGGGCATAGAAGCTGCCACGGGTATCAATGTTGCCAAACATATCATACAATTTGTCGAACGAAATGCATACCGAAAAAGGAGAAAATAAGACCATCGCCATAAACGGGCATTCTGTTTTACCGGGCGAGAATAAACTCGTCCGTATCGAGATAGCCCGCTTACCGACCGGAACCCTTATTGACATCCCCATTCATGTTTTCAATTCGAAACGGGCAGGCCCCACGGTTTTGGTACAGGCCGGGCTACATGGCGATGAGGTGAACGGGGTAGAGGCGGTTCGGCGGCTCTTGCAAGACACATCGCTTCAAGTGGAAACCGGGGCGCTCGTAATGGTGCCCATTTTGAATATCTTCGGCTTTATCCATTTTTCGAGGGATGTGCCCGATGGAAAAGATGTCAATCGTAGCTTTCCGGGAAGAAAAAAGGGATCCTTGGCCAGTAGAATAGCCTATCACTACACTGCTGAGGTGTTGCCACAGGTCGATATGGCCATAGACCTGCACACGGGTGGCGCCCAACGCCACAACCACCCCCAAGTGAGATACACCGAGGGCGATGCCAAAAGCAAGGAGCTGGCCAAGGCATTTGGTGCTCCGTACCATTTTTCAGCAAAGCTGATCAAGGGCTCTTTTAGAAAAACGATGTACGGTATGGGCAAGCCTACCATAGTTTACGAAGCCGGTGAAAGCATGCGTATTGACGAGGCAGCAATACAGAAGGCATCTAAGGGCATTAAAAACGTACTGGTCCATTTAAAGATGCTGAAGGGCAGAAAAAGGCAATCGGCATCGGTTCATCTTGAGACCACCCGATGGCTTCGGGCCGCCAAGGCAGGCATGTTCATACCTGGGGTAGAAAATGGGAGCAGCATTCAGAAAGGACAATTATTGGGGGTCATAACCGACACGTATTCAAAAAAGAGCAGGGGTATCAAAGCGCCTTTTGATGGCCATGTGTTCTGTATCAACCACCAAGCGGTGGTAAACCAAGGCGATGCTT
This portion of the Flagellimonas lutaonensis genome encodes:
- a CDS encoding succinylglutamate desuccinylase/aspartoacylase family protein — protein: MHTEKGENKTIAINGHSVLPGENKLVRIEIARLPTGTLIDIPIHVFNSKRAGPTVLVQAGLHGDEVNGVEAVRRLLQDTSLQVETGALVMVPILNIFGFIHFSRDVPDGKDVNRSFPGRKKGSLASRIAYHYTAEVLPQVDMAIDLHTGGAQRHNHPQVRYTEGDAKSKELAKAFGAPYHFSAKLIKGSFRKTMYGMGKPTIVYEAGESMRIDEAAIQKASKGIKNVLVHLKMLKGRKRQSASVHLETTRWLRAAKAGMFIPGVENGSSIQKGQLLGVITDTYSKKSRGIKAPFDGHVFCINHQAVVNQGDALFHVGC